Genomic window (Mya arenaria isolate MELC-2E11 chromosome 16, ASM2691426v1):
AAATCCCTAAATCCCAAAATTTACCttgaaactttaaccagacgccgacgctgggaCGAGTAGTacagccctccttattctttaaCATTGATTATAAGAATGGTGCCctcaaaaaaaatcatgactaTCATTTATCAAGACAAactgaactttaatataaaaggcCTCATAAAAGTTTATTATAAGACTCTTACTTGGGGCTTGTTGCACAACCAAATCTGCAACACTGGCAGCATCTTCCACAGGCTCTATCACtgaaaataagatttgtttCCCTATTAATGGTTCTTATAGCTACAAAACATCATGCAATACAGTGTAAACTAGATTGTgccatgttaaatgtttttttacattgtttccattatatcattttacttCCATTATGggaattattatgttaaaaggTAACATCTATGATTGAAGCAGTTGCACATTACCATTATTTTAACAGGATAAAAAAATGGCTGAAACATATAATTCAATTAACTGATACATTCAGCAATTCTTCAAAGGGGTACCTCCAGATTCTATCCCGCCTGGGATCCCTATGAGTTGGGGCTTGTCCTTCAGAAATTCAAGGACAATTTCCTCGGCCAGTGTTATCTTGCCAACTGGACCGCCACCAGTGGCCATGTTTTCGTTATACTTTTTCTTGGCTAAAAGAATAATGGATTCTTTATGCTgatgtttaaatacataaataattgaatgtaaagcTTTACTGAATTTCCACcatgatataatttaaagattttactCTAAGACTTTGCACATATGAAGTGTTTTGATTagataataatgtattattaattatgaaaatctgtATAATATACCAGTGATaagtatcaaaacatttattacattataCCTCTACTTTTCACATTCTGGAACAATTTCTTAACCTCTGCAGGTGTCCGCTTTACATTGCTTGATCTGCAATTGAAATGGCCACCCTTCAGATTAATcaaatttttttataatgaacaggaaatattttacaagtaattaaaataatataaataaattaattccacTTCCAACATAGATTCTATATAAATACAAGCAGTCAGAATTTCTGCAAGAAAATACTTTCCCAGAAGagaaacatattcaaatgaGACAAATGAGGTCTTTCAAACCACCTTAAAGCAGCAGGTACATGTAATGCTGTATGCTGTTAAAATCCTATTGCTCATAAAAGAAGTTCTTTAATGCAAactttgtattgatatttatacaCTCATTGCGTTAAATTTAAGATGAAAATAGCCACTGAAAGCTTAATCATTTAAGGTAACGTTTAACCAGCTTATCTAACTTACGCATTCAAGTCATCGGCCACCTTATTCCAGGCGGCCGACTTTTCTTTGAATGTGATTCCGTCGGCAAATCCTCCGTATAACACGTCGTAATGTTCAATCACTAGCCGCACGGCACACAGTCGCTCTTTTTCATCCCAGGTCGTCCTTTGTTTTTCTAGCGACATTTTACATCAAACACAGCCGACAGTCACTCAGGCGCTTGCATTGTACAGGTATCTGATTTTGACTACATTGGTAATATGCGTCTAGAAATTCTGAGCAAAGTTCAAGAACGATAACGcttgaaaaagtaaacaatggcCGCTTACGTTCATGCAAGTATAACTATTGCGGAATCGGACTCAGGCTCAACGTTGAGACTGAGTCAGAGACTGTTTGAAATCATGTTATATTCGACAAGCTCAGCTGAGTCTGGACTTGGACTCAGGTGCTGAGACTGAGTCCAACTTTCAGACTCAgtcttgagactgttcgtaatcacggCCCCTGGCCTTCTAAGTGTAGCTACCTGTACAATTACTTCAAGGTGTAGCTCCGTGTATAATTACTTCAAGGTGTAGCTACGTGTACAATTACTTCATGATGTAGCTACGTTAACCAGGCCTTCTAGGTGTAGCTACCTGTACAATTACTTCAAGGTGTATCTACGTTAACCAGGACTTCAAAGTGTAGCTACGTGTACAAGTACTTCAAGGTGAACCAAACCAATCAAGAGACAAATATTGATAACAAGTAGTTTTATCCCTTTTTACCTTAATATTTCGGCAAACTGTATGCCATAATCATGAGGCATAACTCGGGGTGAAACATCATACTAGCCAAACTAGTTGGCTATTGCCGAGTATCGAGTGCCgcatattttataattgctCCTGTTGAGGGTTAGCACAGCATCGAGGATCTTCGAAACGGACTCCACGAGATCAGTACGGACATTTGTGAACGGTTAACCGGGCATATCTTGACGGGTACAAGTACGTACattgattttatcaataatcataattatgttttataaattagtGTAATCACTTTATTTATCTTGTACGATTTTGACACAGGTATATGGATGCTCATCGTTGTGGAACGGCACGATTTATGTAATACATACAGGCCGTTTCGCTAGGGCGAATATCAATCATGGCGAAACCGAGGATAATattggtgttcgtcctagcTTAGCAGTTTCTTATGTCTGTAAGAGGACTCTTTCGAAGAATAAACGAGTAAATGAATCTGGCTTAtacgacgataagtgtattgcatatattaatgagcaaatacatgcattaataaataaataaataaataaatagataaataaaaaaaaaaaaaataaataaatcaataaataaataaataaataaataaataaataaataaataaataaataaataaataaataaataaataaataaataaataaataaataaatacagaattataaattgataaatataaatatttttccaaaatataaacataatacaatcATCATGGCCTTTACATCTACATCTACATATTACATCTGTATTACATCTTAATACAATGCGTCGGATTATGGGATCACTCGAAATTATTGTGCACGTCCACTTACAACCGTAAGATTACACTTTTTCAAAAGTTCTGCTTGGGGAATAGACGTATAAGAACATTCCATTACATATATTACAATCTGCTATTCGTCTGGTATCTGCCCTTAGTTTTCTAAATGTAGTTTATATAGTACATTTTCGATGATAAGAGCATTTGTAACgatattttattcaaagtttaaaaacatgGAGGCTTCAATTTTCCCTGTTTCGAAAGTACAAATATCTTCTTTATATGACACgcattgaaatattcaaaataaatggtCCGTGAATTATGATCATAATTTACGGaccatttattttgaatatttcaatgttgtCTGATACCTCCGCGTTATTATAGGTGCGTTATAAACAgcttttatgtaataaaaaacaCGACATAAGTTTATTATTCATAATTCCCTGTCTTTACAAGGTTTCTTATTAAATGGCAGAACTCGAGAACAAAATGGACAACTAGTTCGAACTCATTATTAGATCTTCTAATTAAGACATGATGTAAAAGTTATGTTCTTTTGGAATaattatatttggaaataaacttcAACGTGTAACTACTTAAACACAAAGTTCAACGTGTAGCTTATTGTACACATACTTCAACGTGTAGCTACTAGTAAAAGTACATCAACATGTCACTACTTAAACACGTACTGTATCATGTAGCTACTTGTACATGGAATTTCTTCAACGTGTATATGATTGTACGCGTACTTCAAAGTTTAACAAACTCGTGCACGTACTTCAACCTGTCGCTTCCTCTGCATGTACTTCAACGTATATGTTATTTAACGTGTAGCTACTAGTAAACGTACGTCAACGTGTAGCTACTAGTAAACGTACTTCAACTTGTAGCTACTTGTATATGAACTTTCTTCAACGTGTATATGCTTGTACGCGTACTTCAACATGTAGCTACTTGTATATGAACTTCCTGCAACGTGTATATGCTTGTGCGCGTACTTCAACGTGTAGCTTCTGATACATGTATTGCAACGTTTAGCTACTTGTTACCTACTTAAATGTGAAAATGCCTGTACACGTACTTTAACATGTAGATACGTGTACGTGTACatacacataattatttgtGTAGTTCGTTTTACAACATTGTGTAGCCACTTGTACACGTACTTCAACATGCAGCTACTCGTACACTTTGATTAACTTTTTACATATACTTTAACGTGTAGTTACCTGTACGTGTACTTAAACCTGTATCTACATTAACATGAACTTCAACGTGTTTCTactttcataaacatttaaacgtttggctacgtgtacatgtacttcattgATAAGCGACATGTACATGAACTTCAGTGTTAAGAGATTTGTACTTCAACTTTAACCTCTTGCTAATGTTGCTAAAGTTACGcgttaaaataaacttaaacgCTTACTTAATCgaacatatactttaaaatataacataaacatgtaatttaGTGTTTAATTACTTTTACTTTAACATGACACTTTCTGTACATGTTGTCCATTgttaagatatgtttaaatatacatgacaGTTTACTTACTTGTACATGAAGTTCAACTTGTGACTACAGGTACATAAACTTGTTGCTACGTGTACATTAAATTCAACGTATAGCtacgtgtacatgtacttcaatgtgtagctacgtgtacatgtacattaacgTGTAGCTACGTGTACATGAGCTTCAACGTGTAAAAACTTGTACTTGTACTTAAACGTTTCGCTACGTGTCCATGTATTTCAACGTGTAGCTATGTGTACATGACCTCAAACGTATAGCTACATTTACATGAACTCAAACGTATAGTtacgtgtacatgtacttatacGTGtaactacttgtacatgtacttctacGTGTAACtacgtgtacatgtacttcTACGTGtaactacttgtacatgtacttctacGTGTAACtacgtgtacatgtacttcTACGTGtaactacttgtacatgtacttctacGTGtaactacttgtacatgtacttctacGTGTAACtacgtgtacatgtacttcTACGTGTAGCTTAGTTTACATGAACTCAAACATATAGCTACTTGTACATGAACTCAAACGTATAGCTACTTGTACATGAACTCAAACGTATAAATAggtgtacatgtacttcaacgtATAGCTAAGTTTGCATGAACTCAAACTTATAGCTACTAGTACATGAACTCAAACTTATAGCTTCTTGTACATGAACTCAAACTAATAGCTACTTGTACATGAACTCAAGCTTATAGCTACTTGTACATGAACTCAAACGTATAAATAGATGTACATGGACTTCAACTTGTAGCTACGTGTACATGAACTCAGACGTAAACTAACGTTTACGTTATCTTTAACGTGAGCTACATCTACCTGGACTTGAACGTGTAGCTTCGTGTACATGAACTCAATCGTTTAGCTACGTGTAAATGAACTCAATCGTTTAGCTACGTGTACTTGAACTCAATCGTTTAGCTACGTGTACATGAACTCAATCGTTtagctacatgtatatgaacTCAGACGTAAACTAACGTTTACGTTATCTTTAACGTGAGCTACATCTACCTGGACTTGAACGTGTAGCTTCGTGTACATGAACTCAATCGTTTAGCTACGTGTAAATTAACTCAATCGTTTAGCTACGTGTACATGAACTCAATCGTTTAGCTACGTGTACATGAACTCAATCGTTtagctacatgtatatgaacTCAATCGTTTAGCTAAGTGTACATGGAATGAATCGTATAGCTACGTGTATATGTGCTTCAAAGTATTGCTAGATGTTCATGTAATTCAACGTTTGGCTGTTTGTACATAAGCTTCAACGGGTAGCGTCTTGTATATAAACTTCAACGTGTAGATTCTTGTACATGGACATCAACGTGTAGCTTCTTGTCCATGAACTTCAACGTGTAGCTTCTTGTACATGAACTTCAACGTGTAGCTACTTGTACATGAACTTCAACATGTAGCTATTTGTACATGAACTTCAACGTGTAGCTTCTTGTACATGAACTTCAAAGTGTAGCTATTTGTACATGAACTTCAACGTGTAGCTTCTTGTACATGAACTTCAACGTGTAGCTTCTTGTACATGAACTTCAACGTGTAACTTCTTGTACATGAACTTCAACGTGTAACTCCTTGTACATGAACTTCAACGTGTAGCGACTTGTACATTATCTGTTAATGTTGCTACGTGTATTTTAACGTGTAGCTACGTGTACACGTACTTCAAAGTGTAACTTCTTTTACATGAACTTCAACGTATAGCTAGCTActtgtaaatgtatttcaacGTGTAGCTTCTTGTACATGAACTTAAAAGTGTAACATATTGCACATGATTTTTAACGTGTAGCTACTTGTTCATGTACTTTAACGTGTAGCgtcttgtacatgtacttcaaagtGTAACTTCTTCTTAATGATCTTCAAAGTGTAACTTCTTGTACATGAACTTCAAAGTTTAAATTCTTGTACATGAACTTCAACGTGTAGCTTCTTGTATATGAACTTCAAAGTGTACTTTCTTGAACATgagattcaagatttatttttttgtacatgaacttcaaagttaaaatatttgtacatggaCTTCAAAGTTAAAATTCTTGTACATGGACTTCAAAGTTAGAATTCTTGCACATGAATCCTTTAACAGTTACTTGTTCACTTACTTGTACGTACATCTGTTGCATGTGTACCTCAGCATGAAGCTAAATGAACACGCATTTTAACCCTTAGCTTTTTGTACATGACCTTCAACGTGTATCTATGTGTAACATTTGCAGTTGAGAGATAAAGTTAATATACAGTATATTGTTCATGAAAAAGCAAAACGAATCAGTGGAACAATAATAATTACACAGTTGCTGGCCACGTTTTGGCGTACACCATATGGCAAACTATTCTTTCTCAATCATGAAATTCAATACAATACTAAGGGTTGAGTTAGCATACCAGCCGAACCTGTTGACTTCTATCTTAGTATCGAATGTTGGGTGTTGCACATCTGATCCTCTTGAAGTAGAACGCTGTGTTGAGGTTATTTAAGGAACAAGAATGTCTTTGATTTTGAGAATAATTAGTGTTTAAAAGAGTTATGTTATAATCATGTTAAACTATTTGGACACacctatatactatatatatatatatatatatatatatatatatatatatatatatatatatatatatatatatatatatatatatatatatatatatatatatatatatatatatatatatatatatatatatatatatatataatggatAAATGGTGTGTACAATCCACAATTGAGATACTCACTCCGTCGTTATCAGCATTATAGTATTGGCGCAATTAGCTTGCATCCATAACATTGGAATCCTTATGAGTGTACACTAACAATACGAATATTTGGTTGTTGTTTCTGGtctgtgtgtgcgtgtgtgtgcgcgtgcgtgtaTGCGCCTTTGCGTCTGTGTGAGcatgcgtgtgtgcgtgcgtgcgtgcgttcgtgagtgcgtgcgttcGTGCTTGTGTGTGTTTGCGTGCGTACGTGTGTTAGTGTTCGTGgttaagtgtgtgtgtgtaaacATGTGCACGtacgtgtgcgtgcgtgcgtgtgtgtgtacatGCGTGCGTATAGTTCCCCAAGTGGCTTACTACAGAAATAAACAGTGAAAATTGCTATTCTTTATCTTGTAaatagttccccaagtggcttactacagaaatgaacagtGATATTTCCTATActttatcttgtaaattgttCCCCAAGCGgcctactacagaaatgaacagtaatatttgctatactttatcttgtaaattgttCCCCAAGCGgcctactacagaaatgaacagtGATATTtgctatactttatcttgtaaattgttCCCCAAGCGgcctactacagaaatgaacagtGATATTtgctatactttatcttgtaaattgttCCCCAAGCGgcctactacagaaatgaacagtGATATTTGCTATACTTTATCATGTAAATTGTTCCCCAAGCGGCCTACTACAGTAATGAACAGTAATATTtgctatactttatcttgtaaatagttctccaagtggcctactacagaaatgaacaaaaataatttgctaTACTATATCTTGTAAATCGTTCCACAAGTGGCCTactataaaaatgaacaaaaataatttgctaTACTATATCTTGTAAATCGTTCCCCAATTGGCCTACTACATAAATTGTTAACACTATATgctatctttaaaatatttggacgaaaatgtcataaaaaaaacagtcaaaTCCGGAGTCATTAGAGGAACaatgaaaaacatacattacTAGTTTATAATTTGATAATACGCTCACTGCATCCATTAGTGGTATCACGAATTTTGTGTTGGTATAGCAATGCGGAGCACCAAGTTGTGTCAAATGTCTTTGTTcattatattgattttactgATTTCAAAACTCACGAATACACATATCTGCTATTTTACGGGTAAATGAAACGGGGTTATAAGTTGTACATAGTTTTCAAACTTGAGAGTTTGACAAGTTCTATGTCAAAATAAAGAGAGTTAGATTGTAAAGAATAACATTAACGCTTCAGAAGTA
Coding sequences:
- the LOC128222400 gene encoding uncharacterized protein LOC128222400, coding for MSLEKQRTTWDEKERLCAVRLVIEHYDVLYGGFADGITFKEKSAAWNKVADDLNASSNVKRTPAEVKKLFQNVKSRAKKKYNENMATGGGPVGKITLAEEIVLEFLKDKPQLIGIPGGIESGVIEPVEDAASVADLVVQQAPMTESKHISTHQETVSVHAIEHPSVSHEHPDEPRVMQTNTKKRRRKCMDRIELTEELHDLEVCRARKEIELLDLKIAQQRELFQLKKSVLENAMRNANMEFNITFPGLGNESYNFS